The genomic interval ATTTTTTACTTCTTTTATTATTTTACCACTTTCATCATATTCTTTATAGAGACCATTTAAAATATTATCCTTATAAACTCCAACAGATTTTAATTTTCCATTAGGATAAAAAGTTCTAACTTCCTGTCCATTTTCAACTTTTTTTACTTTCATTTTAGTATAAGTTTTAGATAAATTTTCATAAAAATCTATATCCATATTTTCATCTTGAATAGAACCTTTATATTTAGCCATACTTTCACTTAAAATTTTTCCTTCAGAGTATGTAATCATAGTTATATTTTTTCTTTCAAAGTCATATTCTGTCTTTGAGCTAAGACTTCCACCATCATAATATGAATAAGAAATAAAGCTCTTTACATTCTCTTCAAAATTTTCACTAAATTTATTATTAAGAATATCTGATTGATTACTAGCTTCATTATCTTTTATCTCTTGAACTAATTTTTCTATATCATTAAATAAAATTTCCTTTTTTAATTTAATTTCTGTTTTTACTACTAAATCTCCACTTGGAGTATATATTTCTGACAATATATCTAACTTATTTTTTTGTGTATATTTGATTGTATTTTTTATACGATTATCATTTGAGATATTAAATTTTTCCTTTGGAATAATATTTTCAATATATTTTTTAGGAAGCCCATCTTTAGTATTAGTCCTATATACAACTATAACTTCTTTATTCTTATCAAATGCTTTTTGTATTTTTTCTCCATTTAGAGCTTTCGTAGAAGAATAAGAAAAAACACTACTTACCAAAAATAATAAAAAAATAAATAAAAAAGTTTTTCTCATAACTAACTCCTTAAATTTTTATTTCTTTACTTCTACACCATTTTTATATAAAGTTTCTTTTATAAGTTTTCCATTTTCATCAAAGTCTTTTGTAATACCATCTTGTATTCCATTTTTATAATTAATTATTGAAATCACTTTTCCTTTTTCATTGTAAACTTTCATTTCTCCATGAGGTAGTCCATCTTTCATTTTTCCTTTAGATAAAAGAGTTTTATCAAGCCAAGTCTTAATATTTCCTGTTGTAAGATTAACATCAAAGTTATAGATAATTTTTAACTTATGCCCTTCATCAAGATAATTTGTAACTATAGTCTTATTTCCTATGTCTTCTTGCTTAGTAAGTAATTTTCCATTTTTATCATATAAATCTAGTGTCTTATACTCCATATCTTTTGGGCTAACTTCTACGAAGTCACTATCTTTAGTCTTTGATGAAGATTTTTTTATTTTACTTTCAAACTTTATTCTAAATTTTTCATTATCTTTTAAATATGTTATATCTGCGTATTCAAAAGCACCTTCTTTTTTATGAATTTCTTGATATTTCATTTCAAATGGTAAAAAACTATCTGAAATATTCTTTGAAAGTACTTTTTCATAAAGTAATTTACCAGTCTTATCTTTAACTATCATCTTTTCTTTTTCTATTTTTACTGAAAATACAAGATTTTTTTCTTGTATTCCTTTGTCTATATAAGCCTTTAAATTTTTATTGCTTTTAGTTTCTGATATAACTAAAGTTTTTACTGCATTCATAAAATCTGCTGAAGCAGTTTCATAAACTTCTGCTGAGTAAGATACTAAACTAGAAAAGATAAATATCCCTAGTATAAAAATTAAAATTTTTTTCATTTTTCCTCCATTCAAAATCTATAAAAAATATAAAATAAAAAAGTTAACTTTAAATTAAGCTAAACTCTAAAATAAATATTATTAATTAAGATCTATCTATTATTTTATTATATAGAATTTTATTTTATAAATCAATATATATAAAAATAAAAAAAGCTAGGCAAATCAACCTAACTACTATTAATAATATGGCGGTGAGAGAGGGATTTGAACTGTATTATATTATACATTTTTTGATAATTTTTAATTTTTTAATCTTTTTTTGTAGCTATCGTTAATTTCTGTCTTTTCTTATTATCCTTCCTTCACTTACAATATTATCGCCAGTTGTTTAAAAAATTATCATATATTTATTATACTTTATATATTGAGAAAAAGGCAAGATATTTTTATATCTTTTTTTTATTTTCAATAAAAAAAGCAGGAAATTAATCCTGCTTCTATGCTTGTTCTTTATAATAATACCCTAACATTAAACTTCCATCTAATCTTTCTTTATCTTCAAATAGCATTATATCACTTATACATCTTCTTATTCTATCTTCCAGTTCTATATTGCTATTTGACATAGTAATATTATAAATTAATTCCTTTGCTCCTTGTGCTTCTTCTGTTCTTCCAATTTCTTTTAAGGCATTATCTATATCTGTAATACCCTTTAAATTTTTTACTCTTTCCTTATAATAACCTAATACTGTTCCTACTGCTTTACTAAATTCTTTAATATCCATTTTTTACCTCCATAAAAATTTATTCTCTTTAAGAGTACATTTTATGTTTACGGTTAATTTTTTTCTCCTAATTGGAATAGAAGCATTTTTACAAGATCCTTGCTTTTTACTTTAGCAAAGTTTTCTTTAGCATCTTGGATTATATAATCTGTGTCAGCATAATCATATATATATAAAGTTTCTACTCCTTCTATCTCTTTGATTATAAAAAAAATATATACTTCTTTGTAATCAAACATTGCTATGTCAGCTGTTAACTCATTTAGTAGATTTAAGCTTTCTATTAAGCACTCTGATGTTTCTTTGATTTGATATTTTTCACAGAGTTTTAGATATTTATCAACATCATCAAATTCATAAGTAATCGCTTCTCCTTTATTTTTTAAGTATTCTGCTGAAAATAATATCATATATCCTCCTAAAATATAATTGTGTTTTGCCTTACAGGTTCTATTACATAATCGTAAACTTCAACTTCATAAAAATCATCTACAAAAAATCTTTTTTCAGTTCTTAGATTTTTAAACCCTCTTAGATAATTATACCAATCTGAAACATTAACTGTTTTCTCATATTCTTCAGTTTCTTCAGGTAATTTTTCTAATTCAACCCAAGTAACTCTATTTTCTATTTCATTTAACAAATCAGTTTTTTTGATTTGTTTTTCAAAAATCTTTGGTATATATATTTTTTTAATTTCTCCAGTTTCAATTTTATCTTTTATAAACTCATCATAGTAATCTTTGTTTACATCATTTGGCATGAATTCAGTTTTAACTGCATTTTCAGTCTCAACTTCTAGCAATACAAGTCCGTATTGCATAAAAGTATTTAACTTACCTTTTGGTTTAAAAAGATAAACTACTTCTCTTGAATTATTGCTTCTATAATTTTCTTCCCAATTATCATTTCCTGTTATTGATATTGGGAGTATCCCATAATTTAATATATCTTTTAATTCTTGAAGTCCTACATTTTTAAATAACTTCATTTTAGTCCTCCTAATTGTTTATCTTTCTATGTAGAGCCAGTTCCAGCTGGCTCTTTTTTTATATATCAAATGCCATATCTCTTGCTTCTGAAAGTCTTTTCCAATTTAAACCTATTCTAAAACTTTCATCATCTTCACGAATTATGTCTGCTATTTCTTTTAAATATTGTTTATTATTTGTATCTAATTCCCTTCCTAAATCATTTGCAAGTTCTTTTAAATTTTCAGGCATATTTTCAGAAGAAATATCATCTAAAAATTCTAGGATTTCAATATCTCTTATATATAAAGTATTATCATTTTTATTATAGTCATATAAATCTTTTAAAATAGTTTGGTAACAATCTTCTACTATATCTTTAAATCCATGGAAAATATTGAAATTTTCTGTTTCTTTCATTATTTCATATATTTTTATTAAGTATTTTATACATATATCACTTATGTGGTACCAAGGTTCAGTTTTTTCATTTCTAGTTTTTTCTTCATTTAATAATCTTTCTTTCAATAATTTCATTTCAAAGTTAAAACTTCTTATATATCTAAAAACTTCATTATCAAAAATTTGACTATCATCTATAAAATCCCAATCAAAATCTTTCATTGGATGTTTTTTATAACCACTTTTTTCTTTATCTTTATATTCAACAAATTTTGCTACATCAATTATAAAATTATTAACTAATTTGATTTCTAATTTTTCCATTTTTATACTCCTTATTTTTTTAATAATATTTTTAAAGCTTCTCTCACTGTTTCAGCTATTGATTTTTCATTTTTATTACTATATTCAATAACTTTATCATATAATTCTTCATTCAATCCTATTTTTATGCTATGATTGATTGGATCTTTTGCTGGAGGTCTTCCTATCTTTTTTTTATCTTTCATAATTTCTCCCTTGATTTTTATTGTTATAAATGTTATAATTAATTACAAATTTAAAGTGGACATTTTTGAGCCTTCTTAGTTTAACTAAGAGGGCTTATTTCTTTTTATTTAGTTTTATTAATACAATTATAACTAGTATTAATGTTATAGGTTGTAATATGTCATTTATAGTTCTTAATACTTCCATTTTATCCCTCCTTTTTTTTCTTTTTAAAGGAAGATAGGGGAGAGTGGAGGAGTGAGATTACTCTCAAACCTCCTTTCTCTTGTTATATCTTATTTTCTCAATTGCCTAATAAGAACAATGATGGATAAGATATAAAAGATTATCTCCAATATCTCCTTTAAAGTGGACATCTTCTCACCTCCTTATATATCTATTATACTTTAAAGGTTCAAAAAAGTCAAGATATTTTTTTGAACCTTAAAAATATTTTTTTATAAAAAAAGAGTAGGAAAATCCTACCCTTTAAGTTCATTTAATTTCATTATCAAAATCCTCTTGTTTTATATCTTCAGGTTTTATATTTTTTTCTTTATCTTTTAAAGAATCTGTATTACACTTATCTCCTTTACACTGTTCAAGAGCTGCTTTCAATTTTTGTGGAATAGGTAATCCTGCTCTTGCTCCATTTTCTGCTATACTTAGTAATTCATTAGCACAATAAAATAATCCTACTAAAGTTCTAAAAGCTAGTTCTGGAACTAATTTATGCATCAAAGAAGCACCACATAATACAACTAAAATTAAAAGTTTTTTTCTTAAACCTTTAAAAGCTCTTTTAGAATTAAGATTTTGTGTTTTGTAGCCAACAAACATTCCACTTAAAAAATCTAAAAACATTAATCCAAATAATACTTGTGAGAGAGTATCCCATCCTCCAATTAGCCAGATAAAAAAAGCTATCGCATATGCACAGATTTTTGTAATAATTTCTAAAAATTCTACTGTCATATCTCTTCCCCCTATTTAAAAATATATTCTGTGTATTGTGCTTCTATAACTTTTTTTCTTATAAATTTCTTTTTCCCTACTTTTTCAACTGTTACTGTTTTATCTTTTACTGTTTCTTCTAATTGTTCTTTAGTAACATTTTCTGCTTTAAGAGGAAGATTAACTACAGTTGTTCCAGGATCACTATTAGCACAACCTTTAATAAAAAATGACATTAATAATAAAAAAATTATTTGTTTCATTCTTCATCCCCTTTATTATTTTTTCCTTTAAAATATTCCCCTATATTCTTTTTACCCCACAATCCTGCACCAAACATTCCACAACACATTATTAAAAATGTAGGAACATTTACTTCAAAGAATATATATCTTCTTTCTAAAATAAAAGCTAAAATTGATAATATAAGCCCCCAAGCACACCAAGCACAACCAATCCAAACACATAATGGAAAAGTTATAGGTATTATCTTTTCAAAAAGTTTTTGCTTAGTTTTAGCATCTTCAATATCTAACCTTCTTAATTCCTTTTCAAGCTCAGCTTGAGCATTTTTATCAGGAACAAATTTATTTACTATTTCTAAAGTTTTATCTAATATTGCCATATTATCCTCCTAAATTTCTTTAATAAAATTTACAAATAAATTTACAACATCACTTTCTACAGAATACTTTAAAGATTCATCATTGTTAGTTCCAAAGAAAGGTTCTACCAAGATATATGTATCTTTTGACTTACATATTCCATAACCACCTCTAACTTTACTATCCTGGATCTCTATTATTCCGTTTCTCCCTCTTATCTTACTGCCAAACACATTTTGTAATCTAGCCATAAAGTTAGTTGCTAATTTTTTAGCTTTATCATTTGTATAGTAAACCAAACATTCACAGCCATTTGCCATTTTATTTTCAGCAGCATTAAAATGAAGTTCAATACATAGTTTATAATCTTTAGAATTAAGTTCTTCCAAAACTTTATACATTTCTCTTGTGTAATATTCATTAGGTTCTCTTTCATATATGTCAACTAATTCAGGAACAACAGTTTTAATTTTTTCAGCTACTCTTTTCCAATAATCATATTCACTTCCTACTATTTGTGAATAAGCCCCCTTAGATCTTTTGTTATGTCCAATAACTAGTGCTATTTTCATTCTTTGCCTCCTACTGCTTTCATAACTAATTTATGTAATTCATTTACTTTATTTTTAAATTCTGTGATTGTCAACTCTTTAGGTTCAATTTCTGTTTTAAAAAAACTTTCAGAATTGAAAATTGACTGTATAAACATTGTTCCAGAGAACATCATATCCTCTAAATCTTCTACTGACATTGGCATTCCAAATCCATCTTGAAAATACCAGGTAGATTTTAAATCTCTTTTAGTTTTCTTTTTTCCTATTTCTAAAGATTTAATTGATATTTCCATATATATCAAATCTTTTGTTCTTAATCTTTGTCTATGATTTTTATAATCAAAACCATATTCTAATGCTTCATTTTTTAGTTGATCTACTAGATTAAAATAATCATCTTTTTCTCTTTTTGAATCATATTCCCATATAGCAGAATCTCTATTCCAAGTTAAATACTTTTCATTTTTATTTGGTTTAGGGATTTTCACAATTTTTTTGTCTCTTACAACTTCTCCTGGTTCTAATTGAACTTCTATTCCTTCTTCAATTAGTTCCTCTCTTGACATTTCTCTTATCATATTAGTTGAAGGATCATAAGTTGGATTTTTAAAAGCTTCATTACTTTCAACTATAATATAATCATCTTTATTAAGGTCAGGATAATCTAAAAATAAATTATTATTCATATAGTCTCTAACTTCTTCTGCAGTTAGATTAACTGAAAACTTTACCTCTGCCCTCTTACCTTTTGTGTATATATAGAACATATTTTTTCTCCTTTCATTTTGTATAGATTTTCAAATTTATTCAGTTTTTTATAATTTAAAATGCTGTTTTGAGTGTCTTATATATAAAATTCTTAAAAATTATATTTAAGAAAAAATATAAAAATATGCTCAAAGCTACAAAATAAAACTATAAATTCTTTATAAATTTGAAAATCTATGTAATATTTAACTAAAAAATACCTAATTTTTTCCTTGCTACAATAAGAGTATTTCTTATTTCAGTAGCACTTACTTTTTGAATATAGTGTTTACTTGTGACACCACTGCTAGAATGATTAGCATAACTTGAAGCTAATCCTAGTCCAGCTAAATTATTTATTAAATTAATGCTAGTTTTCCTAAGAGTGTGAGGATATAGATCCTCTATTCCTAAAATTTTTCCTAGCTTCTTTATTCTTCCACGAATAGCTCCTTGTGTCATTTGAGCATATTTTCCTTTGTATTTTGTTATAAATAAGTATTCAGATTCTATTTCTTTTTCTTCTCTCTCTTTCAACCATTCTTTAAGTAATTCCTTACATTTATTAAAGAAGAAGGCATTTACTAAATATCCCTCCTTTTCTTTAACATCTTTGAAATATCCATTTTCTAAGTCTAATTGACTTAATTTTAAGCTATGAATGGCTGATATCCTACAGGCACTATCAAGAAATAGTTCCCATAGAATTCTATCTTGTAAATCATATTTTTTGTTTTCTACCTGCATATAAAGCCTTACCGTTAAAATTTGTTCTGTTGTTAAGAAATAACTATTTCTAACCTTATCTTTTTCTGTAAATCTCAATCTATCTAATTTTTCTGAAAATGGATGATACTTTATTTTGTTTCTTCTAACACACCAAGCATAGAATGTTGATATAGCAGTAGTCTTATTCATTAAAGTTCTTTTACTGTTTCCTAAGTTTCTACAATAATTTCTGTAACTTTCTATTATTGTTGGCATTTCCATCAGTGTATCCTTACTAAGAAGTAATCTATTTTTATAAGCTTTTTGAAACCATACTATGAACAACTTAAAATTATTACAATATGTTTTATAAGTTGTTTCCCATGTCTCCCAGTTGCTACTTTTGCAACTGTTAAGATATTCTAAGTAAATTTCTACATTTTCCTTTTTAAAATTTTCTAATACTACTAAATTCATAATATCCCTCCAAAAAATTGATATAGATATTATATAAAATTTATAGTATGGAAAATCTAAACACAAAATCAAATGGAGATATTGTATCTATAACTTCTTTTAGATTAGGATTTAATGCAAGTAATGTATTAAACACATCAAAAATCAAAGATAAAAAAATCGTTTATGTAACTGTAAGGAGTGATAATATGTACATTTCTTGTCAATTACCTAAGAATATTTTAAGAGCAATGCTTGTTCACGGAACTAGTGCAAAAACTGCTATTCTGTCAATAGAAGATACAGGATTTTGGCTATATGGCGATATAACAGGAATTACTGGAATTTTTCTTTCAGAATATATATATTCTTAATCTAAAAAATAAAAAGTATCTAAATACATACTCTCAGGTACAAGTATCTTAGATAAAATATATAAATTTCCAGTATTAGCATCATACCTAGTTCTTGCTGTCTTCCCATTTGAGTAAGAAATTATTATTTTTAAATTAAAAGTTTTTGGTCTATATTTTTCTGGAAAATTAAATAGCAAAGCTCCATCATTTAGAGTGTTTGACACTCCTGATGGGATATCTAGAAAAACATGTCCTACATTCCCTATTTTTTCAAATTGTAAAGCTGTATATCTAGTCCCTTGAGTTTTATCTACAAAATCATATTTGATTAAATTTTCCATTCTTGTTGGAAAATTTAATTACATTGAAGGAAAATAAAACTAAAATCAGTTTTACTCCTATTTCAAATGTCAACCTAGATAATATAAAAGAATCAGGGTACTATATATCTCCATCTTGGGGAAATAATATATCAGGATTACCTTCTGAGATAAATGGATACAGCGATAAAGCATTTTACTTACAAGTATTTGCTTTAAATGATATCAATAGTTATTGTCAACAAATTCTTTATAGTTTTAAAGGTAAGATTTTTTATAGAACTATTACTGGGGCAGGAAGTTCTTTTTCTAATTGGATAAAAATTGTTTAAATTCTACCAATTAAAAGAACAGTAAATCCTGCGTTTACATTAGCAACTTCAAATGTTTGTGTCATAGGATTATACCAACCAATGACAGCTTGTCTATTTGTTGCATATAAGTCACCATTATTATCTTCAATGCCTATATAAACTCCTTCTTTGAAAGGAATAGGTGATTTTATAACGGCTTTAGCATAATCTGTAATCACACTAATACTCATCATACAAGTAGCGAAATTCCCTATTTGTGTAATATATGAAGAGCAAGAACTTATATTAGTCATACCTGTCGTTCCCGTAACGACTCTATGACTGATTAGATTTTCCAACAAGAATGGAAAATCTATCAAATTTTAGAAGTGAAACTATAACAATTAATAGTACCAATGGCATTCTAAACCAATCATTTAAATTAATAGCAGCTGGAAAAATTAGAATAATCAGTTTTATGAATATTCATGTAAAAAATGATTATGAAACAGATTACATTTTACCTGATTGGTTTTTAACAAATACTGAAGATGTTAAAGCTTCTTGTACAAATGGTACTGGAGGTGCTACTGGTGAAGTTGCAGAAATCCATTTTGAACCTTCAACTAAAAAATTGAAATTTTATCCAGCTCTTAGACAAGGATTTTCTGGAAATCTACAGCTATCAGGTCAAGTTATTTCTGTCACTAAGGATTAACAATAGTTTATATAACTGCTAATTAATTGTTTTAGCTGGATAGCTGATAGTAAAGTAATAAGCACCTAGGTTATCATCTGCTTCAGATTTTATTAAATTTCCATTAGAATACAAGAAAAACGTATTAGATTTTGTGCTATTTCTATAAGAAGCACTAAAATACAATGTTTCGTTTGGTCTATATTTTTCAGGAATATTAAAAATAGGTGTATTAGCTTTATTAAAAAATGCTGTACCACTATCAACTATAAGAGTTACCATGCCTGCAATTTTATAGATTTTTATAAAAGTTGCATTTGGGATATACAACCTTTCTCCCTCAAGTTTTGAGAAATTTTCCAATAAGAATGGAAAATTTAATCAAATCTGATAATTTCAATTCTCACAATCAAGGGTGGTTTCAAATAGCTAGTAGGCTAATTGTTTATGGATCTTTTGAATATACATATGGAATTAATTCATTACAAAATTTTACTTTGTCCTTACCAATCCCAAATTGGCAAAATGCTAATGTTATAATCTCATCATTGGATACAACAACAAATAATATATTGAGTTCTATGCAAGCAAGATTAACATCAGCAACAACTTTAACTGTAAAAGCATCAAACTCTTTTGGTGGGAAAGGTTTGGTTTCTTACCTGATAATTGCTAGAGTTTAAATTATTTTTATCTTAGGAGTATAAAGAAATCAACTTTACAAATACCATTTTGGACATTTCCACTAATTGCATCTAGAGTAGAAAAGTCTAAATTATCTCCACTATGTATAACTGCAACAGAACAATTATCTTTTTTAGCAGTAGCCATAACTATAGAATTTTTAAAACTAAAACCATTAGCTACTAATGTTTTTGAAGCAGTAGCTCCTTTAGTTTCTAAAGAACCTATAACAATTTTTCTATTTAAAATTGTTAAAACATCATAATCAGTTTTATATTCAATTTTATACAGATTTTCCAATAAGAATGGAAAATTTAGTCAAATCTAAAGTCTTAAAAGTTTCTACATCTGAGATGAGAAGTATAATGACATTTCAGACAAGTGCTGGAAATTATGTGCTTTATGAAAAAGGAATTAATAATTTAAAACAAAAATTAGGTATTCCTCAAAACTCCACAATTGTATCTGTAATGTCAATGCAATCATATGGTTATTTAGAGTATATAACTTATGATGAAACTGACGACTCTGTTTTTGTTGGCTTTTTAATCTATTCAACTATTCAAGATAGAGTAGCTTCGGTTTTGGTTAAATATATATAATTTAAATTATGCCTATTAAAAGTATAGTAAAACCACCTGTTACGTTACTAATATCTACGTATGTGGATGTGTTCCATCCTATAGCATAATCTAAATTTATACCAGCTACAGAGTTATCATTGTCAGTTATAGATACAAATGGTGTTGCAGCAAATGCTTTTGGGAAAGTTAATCTAGTTTTTCCAATTTTTCTATTAAAATTATACGTAAGAATTTGTACAAGTATATTACCAACGCTTATTATTTGTGCAGACATAGAATCGCAATTTATAATTTTTTCCCAGTTATTTTTAAATTCATATTTAGATAGATTTTCCAATTTCTTCTTATTAGCCCAAATTGACATCTCTTCAAAGTCAGCATTTGGAACACTTGTTCTACCACTTTGGCTTTTTAAACAGTAATAGTATTTTTGGTTAGCTGGAAAATAGTAAACATTTCCTTCAACTGCTTGATCTACTGGAAATTGACCATTATTTTTTCCTAAAAGTCCATTTAAATTTTGAATTAATTGACCTTCTTTTGTATTTAAACTTTTATATAAATATTCCCAAGTTATTGGAATTAATTGTTCATCAGGTATTCCTGTAGAAGAGTTCCAACTTCTATTTCCACCAATATTTTTATACCAATGTCCATCATCAGCTAAATATTGTTTATTTTCTTCTAAGTTACTTCTTCCTTTTAAATTTCCTACTGCTATAACTCCTGTTTCAGTGTAAACTTGATTTGCTATATCTCTTGTTAAATAAATAACTCCATCTCTTACATATATTTCAGCTTCTACATCACTAGAAATTGCCATATATATATCTTGTATAGATTCATATGTTTTTCCTAACCTATTATTTGGAAAAGTATCAGCTGATACAGCAGTTGTATAAGAATAAAGAACTTCTGATACATCATTTTCTATTTTGGCATAAACTCCAAACTCTTCTGTTTGAAATGATTGATCTACATTTTGATTTGA from Fusobacterium pseudoperiodonticum carries:
- a CDS encoding toxin-antitoxin system YwqK family antitoxin — its product is MKKILIFILGIFIFSSLVSYSAEVYETASADFMNAVKTLVISETKSNKNLKAYIDKGIQEKNLVFSVKIEKEKMIVKDKTGKLLYEKVLSKNISDSFLPFEMKYQEIHKKEGAFEYADITYLKDNEKFRIKFESKIKKSSSKTKDSDFVEVSPKDMEYKTLDLYDKNGKLLTKQEDIGNKTIVTNYLDEGHKLKIIYNFDVNLTTGNIKTWLDKTLLSKGKMKDGLPHGEMKVYNEKGKVISIINYKNGIQDGITKDFDENGKLIKETLYKNGVEVKK
- a CDS encoding CopG family transcriptional regulator, with the translated sequence MKDKKKIGRPPAKDPINHSIKIGLNEELYDKVIEYSNKNEKSIAETVREALKILLKK
- a CDS encoding holin family protein, coding for MTVEFLEIITKICAYAIAFFIWLIGGWDTLSQVLFGLMFLDFLSGMFVGYKTQNLNSKRAFKGLRKKLLILVVLCGASLMHKLVPELAFRTLVGLFYCANELLSIAENGARAGLPIPQKLKAALEQCKGDKCNTDSLKDKEKNIKPEDIKQEDFDNEIK
- a CDS encoding N-acetylmuramoyl-L-alanine amidase: MKIALVIGHNKRSKGAYSQIVGSEYDYWKRVAEKIKTVVPELVDIYEREPNEYYTREMYKVLEELNSKDYKLCIELHFNAAENKMANGCECLVYYTNDKAKKLATNFMARLQNVFGSKIRGRNGIIEIQDSKVRGGYGICKSKDTYILVEPFFGTNNDESLKYSVESDVVNLFVNFIKEI
- a CDS encoding penicillin-binding protein codes for the protein MFYIYTKGKRAEVKFSVNLTAEEVRDYMNNNLFLDYPDLNKDDYIIVESNEAFKNPTYDPSTNMIREMSREELIEEGIEVQLEPGEVVRDKKIVKIPKPNKNEKYLTWNRDSAIWEYDSKREKDDYFNLVDQLKNEALEYGFDYKNHRQRLRTKDLIYMEISIKSLEIGKKKTKRDLKSTWYFQDGFGMPMSVEDLEDMMFSGTMFIQSIFNSESFFKTEIEPKELTITEFKNKVNELHKLVMKAVGGKE
- a CDS encoding tyrosine-type recombinase/integrase yields the protein MNLVVLENFKKENVEIYLEYLNSCKSSNWETWETTYKTYCNNFKLFIVWFQKAYKNRLLLSKDTLMEMPTIIESYRNYCRNLGNSKRTLMNKTTAISTFYAWCVRRNKIKYHPFSEKLDRLRFTEKDKVRNSYFLTTEQILTVRLYMQVENKKYDLQDRILWELFLDSACRISAIHSLKLSQLDLENGYFKDVKEKEGYLVNAFFFNKCKELLKEWLKEREEKEIESEYLFITKYKGKYAQMTQGAIRGRIKKLGKILGIEDLYPHTLRKTSINLINNLAGLGLASSYANHSSSGVTSKHYIQKVSATEIRNTLIVARKKLGIF
- a CDS encoding pyocin knob domain-containing protein, with amino-acid sequence MKENKTKISFTPISNVNLDNIKESGYYISPSWGNNISGLPSEINGYSDKAFYLQVFALNDINSYCQQILYSFKGKIFYRTITGAGSSFSNWIKIV